A portion of the Naumovozyma castellii chromosome 2, complete genome genome contains these proteins:
- the NCL1 gene encoding tRNA (cytosine-C5-)-methyltransferase (ancestral locus Anc_8.171) — MGRSKNFKRGGRNNTRSQKNWSELVKENEKWEKYYKSLNLFPEDQWEAFKLACQAPLPLTFRVTGSRKHANEVLQLFKEKHLPNLTNVIFDGDHIKAPMELPWYPDHLAWQIDTSKKVIRKNEQFAKTQRFLVIETDVGNISRQEAVSMIPPIVLEVEPHHTVLDMCAAPGSKTAQLLEALHRDSNEPTGFVVANDSDSRRAYMLVHQLKRLNSANLLVVNHDAQFFPKIKLRADATNKSGMLKYDRILCDVPCSGDGTMRKNVNVWKDWNTQNALGLHNVQLNILNRGLQLLKDNGRLVYSTCSLNPIENEAVVAAALRKWGNKIKLVDCQNKLQGLVRSNGISHWSVYDREMNAITKDSESTKSSWFEPTDAEKENFNLEHCMRVYPHQQNTGGFFIAVFEKTEDFSEDQSTADKEVSRSPTAPQPGRESLKDTNPKKKAKLPIDAIDEPFVFIDPNHEAVKGCWDYYGIDDKFDKNSCLVRNATGEPTRVIYTTSPHLKSIIQSNDDKLKIIYSGVKLFVYQRDDIECAWRVQGEAIPIMKHHMKSKRIVNANMNLLKHLLMEPFPTLATIEEKHLDEEFVTNISKLSSGCAFINVSRNDENKEDIFLPIWKGIKSVSVMISKEVVHELLYRIFGIETSRTDNNSKERIPEAKEST; from the coding sequence ATGGGAAGAAGTAAAAACTTTAAGAGGGGAGGAAGAAACAATACCAGATCTCAGAAAAACTGGTCTGAATTGGTGAaagagaatgaaaaatgggaaaaatACTataaatctttgaatttgttcCCAGAAGATCAATGGGAAGCCTTTAAACTAGCTTGTCAAGCTCCTCTACCGTTAACGTTTAGAGTCACTGGATCTAGAAAGCATGCTAATGAAGTCTTACaacttttcaaagaaaaacatCTACCAAATTTGACAAACGTTATTTTTGATGGAGATCATATTAAGGCACCTATGGAATTACCATGGTATCCAGATCACTTGGCATGGCAAATTGATACTTCCAAGAAAGTCATCAGGAAAAATGAACAATTTGCAAAGACTCAAAGATTTTTAGTCATCGAGACGGACGTAGGAAACATCTCAAGACAGGAAGCTGTCTCCATGATCCCACCAATTGTCTTGGAAGTTGAACCACATCATACTGTCTTGGATATGTGTGCTGCACCAGGTTCCAAAACTGCTCAACTTCTTGAAGCCCTGCATAGAGATTCCAATGAACCCACTGGGTTCGTGGTGGCTAATGATTCCGATTCAAGAAGAGCATACATGCTGGTTCATCAGTTGAAGAGATTGAATAGTGCAAATTTATTAGTGGTAAACCATGATGCCCAGTTCTTCCCTAAGATTAAATTACGTGCTGATGCAACGAATAAGAGTGGCATGTTGAAATATGATAGAATCCTCTGTGATGTCCCATGTTCAGGTGACGGAACCATGAGGAAAAATGTTAACGTCTGGAAGGATTGGAATACACAAAATGCTCTGGGATTACATAACGTTCAACTTAATATATTGAATAGAGGTttacaattattgaaagataatGGTAGGTTGGTGTATTCTACATGTTCATTGAATcctattgaaaatgaagcTGTTGTGGCAGCCGCTTTAAGGAAATGGGGGAATAAGATTAAGCTTGTCGATTGTCAAAATAAATTGCAAGGCCTTGTTAGATCCAATGGTATTTCTCATTGGTCTGTTTATGACAGAGAGATGAACGCTATAACTAAAGATTCAGAATCCACTAAGAGCAGCTGGTTTGAACCAACAGATgcagaaaaagaaaatttcaatttagaaCACTGTATGAGGGTCTATCCACATCAACAAAACACTGGTGGATTTTTCATTGCTGTTTTCGAAAAAACTGAAGACTTCTCTGAAGATCAATCAACTGCCGATAAAGAAGTCAGTAGAAGCCCAACAGCCCCACAACCTGGAAGAGAATCATTAAAAGACACtaatccaaagaagaaagcGAAATTACCGATCGATGCCATCGACGAACCGTTTGTTTTCATTGACCCTAATCATGAAGCTGTAAAGGGATGTTGGGATTACTATGGaattgatgataaattcGACAAGAATTCATGTTTGGTTCGTAACGCCACCGGAGAACCTACAAGAGTTATCTATACTACATCACCACATCTTAAAAGCATAATTCAATCCAATGATGATAAGCtaaaaattatatattctggGGTCAAGCTTTTTGTCTATCAAAGAGATGACATTGAATGTGCATGGAGAGTTCAAGGGGAAGCTATCCCAATTATGAAACATCATATGAAATCCAAAAGAATTGTCAATGCCAATATGAATTTACTAAAACATTTGTTAATGGAACCATTTCCTACTTTGGcaaccattgaagaaaagcatcttgatgaagaatttgtgACAAATATCAGTAAATTATCATCTGGGTGCGCGTTCATCAATGTTTCTagaaatgatgaaaataaagaagatataTTCCTACCAATATGGAAAGGAATCAAATCTGTTAGTGTTATGATATCTAAAGAAGTCGTTCATGAACTCCTTTATAGAATATTTGGTATCGAAACATCAAGAACCGATAATAATAGCAAGGAAAGAATTCCTGAGGCAAAAGAATCTACTTAG
- the NCAS0B05650 gene encoding gag protein, protein MSLTQDEESDTSILSQIHNLSYDGKEDAFFFCNDVRNLITRPHQNSISIPDVVICEILLQGLKGPYKTLQSKYALGESNKNISSILQDIQWLYHLHGTSSVVPSTKSGSATSSKTNVAHDKGKHENKGPTTSSTTKKSGSTSKTFKKASPPKKRLEKAQNISSDYQHPPPPSNDGYELRPPSTVNEVILRPSSKLTDANSKPQPSLSDYDNTDAEDYPSLPGHLLLNTGSSTSLIHYSDLLHNMKRTTDTMVPDAQSRPIPFQASGSLVLNFKHKNSIAVRAVLTKWLHMIC, encoded by the coding sequence ATGTCTCTCACTCAAGACGAAGAATCTGATACATCCATCCTCTCTCAAATTCATAATTTATCATATGATGGTAAGGAAGAtgctttcttcttctgcaATGACGTCCGCAACCTCATCACAAGACCTCATCAGAATTCAATCTCCATCCCTGACGTTGTCATATGCGAAATTCTACTCCAAGGATTGAAAGGCCCTTATAAGACTCTCCAATCCAAATACGCTCTGGGTGAAAGTAACAAAAATATCTCCTCCATTTTGCAGGATATTCAATGGTTATATCACTTACATGGTACCTCATCTGTAGTTCCATCCACCAAATCTGGTTCTGCGACTTCATCCAAAACAAATGTTGCACACGACAAGGGTAAACATGAAAATAAAGGTCCTACCACATCCTCGACTACAAAAAAGTCTGGCTCTACTTCAAAAACATTTAAGAAGGCAAGTCCTCCTAAAAAACGGCTGGAAAAGGCACAAAATATCTCTTCTGATTATCAGCATCCTCCACCTCCGTCCAATGATGGTTACGAACTTAGGCCTCCTTCAACAGTGAACGAAGTAATTCTTAGGCCTTCATCCAAATTAACTGATGCGAATTCTAAACCTCAACCTTCCTTATCTGATTATGATAACACCGACGCTGAAGATTATCCGTCTTTACCAGGTCACTTATTACTCAACACTGGTTCATCCACATCTTTGATTCACTATTCTGACCTTCTTCATAATATGAAACGTACCACTGATACGATGGTGCCGGATGCTCAGAGCAGACCCATTCCATTTCAAGCGTCCGGCTCTCTTGTGCTGAATTTCAAACATAAGAATTCCATCGCTGTCAGAGCTGTTCTAACAAAGTGGTTGCATATGATCTGTTAA
- the MAG1 gene encoding DNA-3-methyladenine glycosylase II (ancestral locus Anc_8.184), whose product MTKRSIEEMEEHEASLKNNLENIKVELPKDFQDRHVEVFNTACKLILKQDPSLLNIIVANDSPLYLKTNSGERTLQDHFIKLASAVISQQISGSASKSIKKRFIELYDDVFPTYTRLYEDMKNPEKQKAIIGCGVSRRKVSYMESLATYFAENEEKIRELFQREDNDEEVIEDLVSNIKGIGPWTAKMFLITSLRRIDVFAPEDVGIARGCSRYLSDKPDLVKKLMSDRKAIKKSKIKHKKLKWKIYDEDIIELCAEQFTPYRSIFMFILWRLSSTDVNAMIKTEKDFVRG is encoded by the coding sequence ATGACAAAAAGATCTATTGAGGAAATGGAAGAGCATGAAGCATCGCTTAAGAACAAtctggaaaatattaaggTGGAACTTCCCAAAGATTTCCAAGACAGACACGTCGAAGTGTTCAATACCGCATGCAAGCTCATTTTGAAGCAGGATccttctttattaaatattattgttgCTAACGATTCACCGTTATATTTGAAAACTAACTCTGGGGAAAGGACCTTGCAGGATCATTTTATAAAATTGGCGTCTGCAGTTATATCACAGCAGATTAGCGGTAGCGCATCCAAGAGTATTAAAAAGAGgtttattgaattatatGATGATGTATTTCCAACCTACACTAGATTATATGAGGATATGAAAAATCCTGAGAAGCAAAAGGCAATTATCGGATGTGGTGTCAGCCGTAGAAAAGTTTCTTATATGGAATCATTGGCTACTTACTTCGCCgagaatgaagaaaagataaGGGAGCTTTTCCAAAGAGAAGATAATGATGAGGAAGTCATAGAGGATTTGGTAAGTAATATTAAGGGGATTGGCCCCTGGACAGCAAAAATGTTTCTAATTACTAGTCTTCGAAGAATTGATGTCTTTGCTCCAGAAGATGTCGGGATCGCTAGAGGTTGTTCTAGATATTTATCTGATAAACCTGACTTGgttaaaaaattaatgtCTGATAGGAAAGCAATTAAAAAAAGTAAAATTAAACATAAGAAACtaaagtggaaaatttatgatgaagatataaTAGAATTGTGTGCTGAACAATTTACTCCATATCGTTCCATCTTTATGTTCATATTGTGGAGATTATCCAGTACCGATGTTAATGCTATGATTAAAACAGAGAAGGATTTTGTAAGGGGATGA
- the COX15 gene encoding Cox15p (ancestral locus Anc_8.183): protein MLFRNLLCDSRVKLLTKSATPLLLCKRITKRSICLQTSSLASRLPKTTLAAPLSYYNSRAFHKSSKRLNDSPDIKIDSLNERSIHTSKSVAWWLIGSSGLVFGIVVLGGLTRLTESGLSITEWRPVAGTLPPLNQKQWEEEFAKYRESPEFKQLNSHIDLDEFKFIFFMEWVHRLWGRAIGVVFILPAVYFAATKKTSRHVNKRMFGLTALLGLQGFVGWWMVYSGLDQKQLNDRKSKPTVSQYRLTTHLGAAFLLYMGMLWTGMEILRECKWVKDPAEALKLFKKLDSPKLGPLRTMSLGLLFISFVTAMSGGMVAGLDAGWIYNTWPKMGEGWFPTGRELMDENFARREDKKDLWWRNLLENPTTVQLVHRTAAYTSFLAIFAAHMYCVKRKALIPKSANTTMHALMGVVTFQATLGVITLLWLVPIPLASLHQAGALALVTTSLIFAVQLRKPRVPMKNVINSLYAQKLKTGGSKILSETAKLSSKSL from the coding sequence ATGTTGTTTAGGAATCTGTTATGTGATTCGCGCGTCAAATTGTTGACCAAATCTGCAACTCCCTTATTATTATGTAAGAGGATTACTAAGAGATCTATATGTCTCCaaacttcttctttggcATCAAGATTGCCCAAGACTACTTTAGCCGCTCCTCTGAGCTATTATAACTCTCGTGCCTTCCATAAATCAAGCAAACGTTTGAATGACAGCCCTGATATTAAAATTGACTCCCTAAATGAAAGATCCATCCATACTTCTAAGTCAGTGGCGTGGTGGTTAATTGGTTCTTCAGGTCTTGTCTTCGGGATTGTTGTTCTGGGTGGTTTAACAAGATTGACAGAATCTGGGCTAAGTATTACAGAATGGAGACCTGTTGCCGGTACCTTACCCCCATTGAACCAAAAGCAATGGGAAGAGGAATTCGCAAAATATAGAGAATCACCAGAGTTTAAACAATTAAACTCTCATATCGATTTGgatgaatttaaatttattttctttatgGAATGGGTTCATAGATTATGGGGTCGTGCCATTGGTGTCGTGTTCATTTTACCTGCTGTTTATTTCGCTGCTACGAAGAAAACTTCTCGTCATGTTAATAAAAGAATGTTTGGTTTGACTGCTTTATTGGGTTTACAAGGTTTTGTTGGTTGGTGGATGGTTTATTCAGGTCTGGATCAaaaacaattaaatgataGAAAATCGAAACCAACCGTTTCTCAATATAGATTGACTACCCATTTGGGTGCCGCATTTTTGTTATATATGGGTATGCTATGGACCGGGATGGAAATTTTAAGAGAATGTAAATGGGTCAAGGATCCAGCTGAAgctttgaaattgtttAAGAAGTTAGATAGTCCAAAACTGGGACCTTTGAGAACAATGTCCTTGGGTCTTCTATTTATCTCATTCGTTACAGCTATGAGTGGTGGTATGGTTGCTGGGTTGGATGCTGGTTGGATATATAACACTTGGCCAAAGATGGGTGAGGGTTGGTTCCCAACTGGTAGAGAACTAATGGATGAGAATTTTGCTCGTAGGGAAGATAAGAAAGATTTGTGGTGGAGAAACTTATTGGAAAATCCAACAACGGTGCAGTTGGTTCATAGAACTGCTGCATATACTAGTTTCCTGGCCATCTTTGCAGCACATATGTATTGTGTTAAAAGAAAAGCCCTTATTCCAAAGAGTGCCAATACAACCATGCATGCACTAATGGGTGTTGTTACATTCCAAGCAACTTTAGGTGTCATTACATTGTTATGGTTGGTACCTATTCCATTAGCTTCTTTACATCAAGCTGGTGCTTTGGCTTTGGTGACAACTTCTTTGATCTTTGCTGTACAATTGAGGAAACCAAGAGTCCCAATGAAGAATGTTATCAATAGCCTATATGctcaaaaattgaaaacagGTGGAAGTAAAATCCTATCTGAAACTGCAAAATTATCAAGTAAGTCTCTATAA
- the EMP65 gene encoding Emp65p (ancestral locus Anc_8.182): MGISSRRRSSVVGKRPKSKSNQINEVKNSFYVAMDHYDDDLGKKELEEAETDEVDEFEIEQLLNMVRMPFYLEKYMVLTLMASFDCFLYHFTGLPIRLIQRLLKKEDSNQLARKKSWMERTYKERSLLFLIIASSIILCKSDTSIIYHKIKRQSTMKLYMLFNVLEMGDKMLASMGQSLLAVVLSRKGYRRKTYNRIVLIFLGVVYIIAHGYVLLYQTVALNVAVNSYSNSLLTLLLSMQFAEIKSSVLKKFDKEGLFQITIADAVERFKLLLILMIITVRNIATNPVALSSISINKTSSAVANFLSGPFISVIGSEIIVDWIKHAYITKFNRIRPQIYDKFFFITYKDHSESLRKFQDRLGLTLPTFVVVFIVMVLPTLLQVLRFTSSFRFLQSLLIMALVFCLLIVVKLVLHAILRQWEQRIQREWELQKHSTTVTEKEYVPGLLSDGMGLVDKYAREIIHSPEPTDNGMLSPPSSSPTRGEILVQHTLPASLNDKRRTRNKMNPQGLEHVARYKMVSKNIW, from the coding sequence ATGGGTATAAGCAGTCGGAGACGAAGCTCTGTCGTAGGGAAAAGACCAAAAAGTAAGTCGAACCAAATAAATGAAGTGAAGAACTCGTTTTACGTGGCCATGGATCATTATGACGATGATCTTGGTAAGAAGGAATTAGAAGAGGCTGAAACTGATGAGGTGGATgagtttgaaattgaacagCTGTTGAATATGGTTAGGATGCCATTCTATTTGGAGAAATACATGGTCTTGACCTTGATGGCTTCCTTTGACTGTTTTCTATATCATTTCACTGGGTTACCCATCAGATTAATTCAAAGGCTTCTAAAGAAGGAGGATTCTAATCAATTGGCAAGAAAAAAGAGTTGGATGGAGAGAACATATAAAGAACGttctcttctctttttGATAATTGCATCATCCATCATCTTGTGTAAATCAGATACATCCATCATATACCATAAGATAAAAAGACAAAGCACTATGAAGTTGTATATGCTTTTCAATGTACTTGAGATGGGAGATAAGATGTTGGCCAGTATGGGACAAAGCCTCCTGGCTGTGGTTTTGTCAAGAAAGGGGTATAGGCGAAAGACGTACAATCGAATTGTATTGATATTCCTTGGCGTTGTTTATATTATTGCACATGGTTATGTCCTATTATACCAAACTGTTGCATTGAATGTGGCTGTTAattcatattcaaattcacTACTGAcgttattattatccatGCAATTTGCAGAAATAAAGTCATCGGTTCtcaaaaaatttgataaggAAGGTCTATTCCAAATAACCATAGCTGATGCTGTAGAAAGATTTAAATTATTGCTTATCCTAATGATAATAACAGTAAGGAATATTGCGACAAATCCAGTAGCATTGAGTTCCATTTCCATTAATAAGACGTCATCAGCAGTCGCTAATTTTCTCAGTGGCCCATTCATTAGTGTAATAGGAAGTGAAATAATAGTAGATTGGATCAAACATGCATACATAACCAAATTCAATCGCATTAGACCGCAAAtatatgataaattttttttcatcacTTACAAAGATCATTCAGAGAGCCTACGAAAGTTTCAAGATAGACTAGGATTAACGTTACCTACTTTCGTGGTCGTGTTTATTGTCATGGTACTGCCGACTTTGCTTCAAGTATTGAGATTTACCTCTTCGTTTAGATTTTTACAAAGTCTACTGATAATGGCGCTTGTATTTTGTCTTCTCATCGTCGTGAAGTTGGTTTTGCATGCTATATTGAGACAATGGGAACAACGCATTCAAAGAGAGTGGGAGTTACAGAAGCACAGTACTACTGTGACAGAGAAAGAATACGTCCCAGGACTGTTGTCTGATGGGATGGGGCTAGTAGATAAATATGCTCGAGAAATCATACACAGTCCCGAGCCAACTGACAATGGGATGCTGTCACCGCCATCGTCATCTCCCACTAGAGGGGAAATCTTAGTACAACATACACTTCCGGCAAGTCTGAATGACAAACGCAGGACAAGGAACAAGATGAACCCGCAGGGGTTGGAGCACGTTGCCCGCTACAAGATGGTCTCCAAGAATATCTGGTAA
- the RTR1 gene encoding RNA polymerase II subunit B1 CTD phosphatase RTR1 (ancestral locus Anc_8.181), whose protein sequence is MTTIQDIQQIALGSYQKHRQLSIHEAEMISLEIIGLLCDSYCHDEDTLKYIARLITTDVYMDLIDERNLNKKCGYPLCNKAPERIRDPFNMDDVTRKFLWENNPYAYLSRYCSKFHFRCSQFFRLQLSDEALFARTGIHLIDKHVHDSKGDDLTNLNAIQEEKYKITLFEEFLREKASEDDIKSLIVGLKKLGFQNEHAEDNEVHGDQQLEEDLSKWLSEIKIVEDEKPPLLGDFEKEDDNDNGNMNSIF, encoded by the coding sequence ATGACAACCATTCAAGACATCCAACAAATTGCATTGGGTTCATATCAAAAACATAGACAATTGTCGATCCATGAAGCTGAAATGATATCCCTTGAAATAATCGGTCTCCTTTGTGATTCCTACTGTCACGACGAAGACacattaaaatatattgcaCGATTAATAACGACAGATGTATATATGGATTTGATCGATGAGAGGAatttgaacaagaaatgTGGGTATCCTCTTTGTAATAAGGCACCTGAAAGGATTAGAGATCCATTTAATATGGATGACGTGACGAGGAAATTCCTATGGGAGAATAACCCATATGCTTATCTTTCCAGGTAttgttcaaaatttcattttagATGTTCTCAGTTTTTCAGATTGCAATTATCTGATGAGGCATTGTTTGCCAGGACGGGGATCCATTTGATTGATAAGCATGTGCATGACAGTAAGGGAGATGATTTGACTAATCTAAATGCAATACAAGAGGAGAAGTATAAGAttacattatttgaagagtTTCTTCGAGAGAAAGCTTCTGAAGACGAtattaaatctttaattgttGGGTTAAAGAAGCTAGGATTTCAAAACGAACATGCCGAAGACAATGAAGTCCATGGCGATCAACAACTAGAAGAGGATTTATCGAAATGGTTATCCGAGATTAAGATtgtggaagatgaaaagCCTCCACTTTTAggagattttgaaaaggaagatgataatgacAATGGGAATATGAATTCCATATTCTAG